From one Lysinibacillus sp. G4S2 genomic stretch:
- a CDS encoding thioredoxin family protein has translation MKTEQQYFNDAISMQQYMDNMTTLKEESFRIYDSFEVPTNDGFIELLKDKQPKILTITEDWCGDAMLNNPIIRRVAEAAGVEMRAVLRDADTDLIDRYLTNGGRAIPIYILLDDAGQVVGKWGPRAPELQELVVSKRASLPDKEDPTFEDAQKALYAAIREENITDKSYWTFVYEDFKKQVTAALK, from the coding sequence ATGAAAACAGAACAACAATATTTCAATGATGCGATTTCGATGCAACAATATATGGATAATATGACTACGTTAAAAGAGGAAAGCTTCCGTATTTATGATAGCTTTGAGGTGCCAACAAATGATGGCTTTATCGAGCTACTGAAGGACAAGCAACCAAAAATTTTAACAATTACTGAGGATTGGTGCGGGGACGCGATGTTAAACAATCCAATTATTCGTCGAGTTGCAGAGGCAGCAGGAGTAGAAATGCGTGCAGTACTACGTGATGCTGATACAGATTTAATTGATCGCTATTTAACAAACGGTGGCCGTGCAATTCCGATTTATATTTTATTAGATGACGCAGGTCAGGTTGTTGGAAAATGGGGACCACGTGCACCAGAATTACAGGAACTAGTAGTGAGTAAACGAGCTAGCTTACCTGATAAAGAAGATCCTACATTTGAAGATGCACAAAAGGCGTTATATGCAGCAATTCGTGAAGAGAATATTACTGATAAATCATATTGGACATTTGTTTATGAGGATTTTAAAAAGCAAGTAACAGCTGCGTTGAAATAA
- a CDS encoding diacylglycerol kinase, whose amino-acid sequence MKRARIIYNPTSGREVFKKHLPEVLEKLEVAGYETSCHATTCEGDATVAAKDAVERGFDIIIAVGGDGTLNEVVSGVSPFENRPKVGLIPMGTTNDFARAVQIPRNIADAVEIIIKGETLPVDVGLLNGERYFINIAAGGRITELTYEVPSKMKTMLGQLAYYLKAVEMIPSIKASHMRIEYDGEVFDGDAMMFLCGLTNSVGGFEKLAPDASINDGYFTLIVLKKVSLPEFIQLAAMALRGEHLNDDRVIYKKASVVKVSTEDEIHLNLDGEYGGDAPATFENLKRHIEIFVPLEDIRESDRI is encoded by the coding sequence ATGAAACGAGCAAGAATCATTTATAATCCTACATCTGGACGTGAAGTGTTTAAAAAGCATCTACCAGAAGTATTGGAAAAACTAGAGGTAGCAGGCTATGAGACATCTTGTCACGCAACAACTTGCGAAGGCGATGCAACCGTTGCGGCAAAAGATGCAGTAGAACGTGGCTTTGATATAATCATTGCAGTTGGTGGAGATGGCACTTTAAATGAAGTTGTTTCAGGTGTGAGTCCATTTGAAAATCGTCCGAAAGTTGGTCTAATTCCGATGGGCACAACGAATGATTTCGCCCGTGCAGTGCAAATCCCTCGTAATATTGCAGATGCCGTTGAGATTATAATAAAAGGTGAGACGTTGCCAGTGGATGTGGGTTTATTAAATGGAGAACGCTATTTCATCAATATTGCAGCCGGTGGACGCATTACAGAGTTAACTTATGAAGTACCAAGTAAAATGAAAACAATGCTAGGACAGTTAGCTTATTACTTAAAAGCAGTAGAAATGATTCCATCGATCAAAGCTTCCCACATGCGTATCGAATATGATGGTGAAGTGTTTGATGGGGATGCCATGATGTTTTTATGTGGCTTAACAAATTCTGTGGGTGGCTTTGAAAAGCTTGCACCAGACGCAAGTATTAATGATGGCTACTTTACTTTAATCGTATTGAAAAAAGTAAGCTTGCCTGAATTTATTCAGCTTGCTGCAATGGCATTAAGAGGCGAGCATTTGAATGATGATCGTGTTATTTATAAAAAGGCAAGTGTTGTAAAAGTATCTACTGAAGACGAAATACATTTAAACTTAGATGGTGAATATGGTGGAGACGCACCTGCAACATTTGAAAACCTAAAGCGCCATATTGAAATCTTTGTTCCACTAGAAGATATTCGGGAGAGTGACCGTATATAA